In a genomic window of Halobiforma lacisalsi AJ5:
- a CDS encoding HFX_2341 family transcriptional regulator yields the protein MQTHIVPVGFDYDRLIAPLVRDQIDVDRVILLEGAIGSEANVEYSQHLSEKLETDFRNLLGASTERFVLEDVYDYDEAFEQAYDLITAELDRGNDVWVNVAAMPRTVSFAFATAANSLMVEREDDREAIHTYYTAPEKYLETELAEELREQIGLLEDLAALEGDTLEDDRVETRLESARDLLAEFDERGTTIGAKEIDGSHIVELPVASFSNVKPFEELILYKLGEDGEFASVSELAESLARELNEEYTDSFRSKVIYNVDRLGPGGKGYIEREERGKSYRTRLSRIGELWVRAHSDSEESLDLESGDETGS from the coding sequence ATGCAAACGCACATCGTTCCGGTCGGGTTCGACTACGACCGGCTGATCGCTCCCCTCGTGCGCGATCAGATCGACGTCGACCGGGTCATCCTGCTCGAGGGAGCCATCGGGAGCGAGGCCAACGTCGAGTACTCCCAGCACCTCTCGGAGAAACTCGAGACCGACTTCCGGAACCTCCTGGGCGCGAGCACCGAGCGGTTCGTCCTCGAGGACGTCTACGACTACGACGAGGCGTTCGAACAGGCCTACGACCTCATCACCGCCGAACTCGATCGCGGCAACGACGTCTGGGTCAACGTCGCCGCGATGCCCCGGACCGTGAGCTTCGCGTTCGCGACCGCGGCCAACTCCCTGATGGTCGAACGCGAAGACGACCGCGAGGCGATCCACACCTACTACACCGCCCCCGAGAAGTACCTCGAGACGGAACTGGCCGAGGAACTGCGCGAGCAGATCGGTCTGCTCGAGGACCTCGCAGCGCTCGAAGGCGACACCCTCGAGGACGACCGCGTCGAGACCCGTCTCGAGAGCGCGCGGGACCTGCTGGCCGAGTTCGACGAGCGGGGGACCACGATCGGCGCGAAGGAGATCGACGGCAGCCACATCGTCGAACTGCCGGTCGCCTCCTTCTCGAACGTCAAACCCTTCGAGGAACTCATCCTCTACAAACTGGGCGAGGACGGCGAGTTCGCTTCCGTCTCCGAGCTGGCGGAGTCGCTCGCCCGCGAACTCAACGAGGAGTACACCGACAGCTTCCGCTCGAAGGTGATCTACAACGTCGACCGCCTGGGCCCAGGCGGGAAGGGCTACATCGAGCGCGAGGAACGCGGGAAGTCCTACCGGACCAGGCTCTCCCGGATCGGCGAACTGTGGGTGCGGGCCCACTCGGACTCGGAGGAGTCGCTCGACCTCGAGAGCGGCGACGAGACGGGATCGTAG
- a CDS encoding sodium:solute symporter family protein — translation MSATLQLGIIVGYLLLALAVGLVAYRLTDRTAEDFYLASRTLGTVVLLFTTFATLLSAFTFFAGPNVAYRQGPEWVLVMGLMDGIIFAILWYVVGYKQWLLGREHGYVTLGEMLGDRFASTRLRGLVAGISLLWLFPYVMLQQAGAGTALEALTDGTVPYAAGAGLITAFMILYVVVAGMRGIAWTDTLQGLFMLVTTWIAMVWVLAAVGGPRAAPAALEAEAAQYLALGSDHYTPQWMLSTAIVIAFGVAMFPQVNQRFFAAGSRTVLKRSFALWPILCVALFVPAFMLGAWARGLDVTVPEGGNVLPAVLAEYTPIWFAALVIAGAMAAMMSSSDSMLLSGSSYFTRDIYRPYLERDASARREDLIARAGVVVFATAAFLGSLLEPATLFELGDAAFSGFAQLALPVLVALYWRRTTRAGITAGIAASQGFYLANLFVGTIVGGLEVVGLVPVVGEVAPALIAVVTAVFQGSYLGWSAGIVGMGVGLVVTVGVSLVTTPAADERRAIYFEGLGAD, via the coding sequence GTGAGCGCGACGCTCCAGTTGGGGATCATCGTCGGCTACCTCCTGCTCGCGCTCGCGGTCGGCCTGGTAGCCTACCGGCTGACCGACCGGACGGCCGAGGACTTCTATCTGGCGAGTCGGACCCTGGGTACCGTCGTCCTTCTCTTTACGACGTTCGCGACACTGTTGTCAGCGTTTACGTTCTTCGCCGGGCCGAACGTCGCCTACCGCCAGGGTCCCGAGTGGGTGCTCGTCATGGGGCTGATGGACGGGATCATCTTCGCGATCCTCTGGTACGTCGTCGGCTACAAGCAGTGGCTCCTCGGACGGGAGCACGGCTACGTCACCCTCGGGGAGATGCTCGGCGACCGGTTCGCCTCGACGCGGCTGCGCGGCCTGGTCGCCGGCATCAGCCTGCTGTGGCTGTTCCCCTACGTCATGCTCCAGCAGGCCGGCGCGGGCACCGCGCTCGAGGCGCTGACGGACGGAACGGTCCCGTACGCCGCCGGCGCGGGACTGATCACGGCGTTCATGATCCTCTACGTCGTCGTCGCCGGGATGCGGGGGATCGCCTGGACCGACACGCTGCAGGGGCTGTTCATGCTCGTCACCACCTGGATCGCGATGGTCTGGGTGCTCGCCGCGGTCGGCGGGCCGCGGGCGGCGCCCGCCGCGCTGGAGGCCGAGGCGGCCCAGTACCTCGCGCTCGGCAGCGACCACTACACGCCACAGTGGATGCTCTCGACGGCGATCGTGATCGCCTTCGGGGTGGCGATGTTTCCGCAGGTCAACCAGCGGTTCTTCGCGGCCGGTTCGCGGACGGTGCTCAAGCGGTCGTTCGCGCTGTGGCCGATCCTCTGCGTGGCGCTGTTCGTGCCCGCGTTCATGCTCGGCGCGTGGGCCCGGGGGCTCGACGTGACGGTTCCCGAAGGCGGGAACGTCCTCCCGGCGGTACTCGCCGAGTACACGCCGATCTGGTTCGCCGCGCTGGTCATCGCGGGCGCGATGGCCGCGATGATGTCCTCCTCGGACTCGATGCTGCTCTCGGGGTCGTCGTACTTCACCCGTGACATCTACCGCCCGTACCTCGAGCGCGACGCCTCGGCCCGGCGCGAGGACCTGATCGCCCGCGCCGGCGTCGTCGTCTTCGCGACGGCGGCGTTCCTCGGCAGTCTGCTCGAGCCCGCGACGCTGTTCGAACTCGGCGACGCGGCCTTTAGCGGCTTCGCGCAGCTCGCCCTGCCGGTGCTCGTCGCGCTCTACTGGCGGAGGACGACCCGGGCGGGGATCACCGCCGGGATCGCCGCCAGCCAGGGGTTCTACCTCGCGAACCTCTTCGTCGGAACGATCGTCGGCGGCCTCGAGGTCGTCGGGCTCGTCCCGGTCGTCGGCGAGGTCGCGCCGGCCCTGATCGCGGTCGTCACGGCTGTCTTCCAGGGGTCCTACCTCGGGTGGTCCGCCGGCATCGTCGGGATGGGCGTCGGCCTCGTCGTCACCGTCGGTGTCTCGCTGGTGACCACGCCCGCAGCCGACGAGCGGCGGGCGATCTACTTCGAGGGGCTCGGCGCGGACTGA
- a CDS encoding DUF3311 domain-containing protein: MRRLELVGWTAVAIVLSGLAIPWFLWGTATTVVGVPLWLWWHVGWMLLAAVVFHYFARRAWGIGIETDGGTVGGESP; this comes from the coding sequence ATGCGTCGCCTGGAACTCGTCGGCTGGACCGCCGTCGCGATCGTCCTCTCGGGGCTCGCGATCCCGTGGTTCCTCTGGGGAACCGCGACGACGGTCGTCGGCGTCCCGCTGTGGCTCTGGTGGCACGTCGGATGGATGCTGCTCGCGGCGGTCGTGTTCCACTACTTCGCCAGACGTGCGTGGGGTATCGGCATCGAAACCGACGGTGGAACGGTCGGGGGTGAGTCGCCGTGA
- a CDS encoding ArsR/SmtB family transcription factor — MARLFPFRSETSPQEGAPRVVDLEGEDADAVFSALSSTTAREIYSQLDDQPGTPSDVADAIDSSIQNVRYHLENLEEAGLVEVVDTWYSSRGNEMSVYATTDGPLIVTSDESKASQLKSAISRLIGGIGALAGGSLLVQYGLSNWLMPGQRARPEGGAGGDAAAVDDQASGDESADRWNGEADADAEADADGEAGTDDAGDDVGITSQEDGADETEDAEATGDSGDMDAADAPDADADAGGDPDVYADDPGAYNVDDPGVYDVDAVADGGADAIFNTIPPGALFFLGGLVVLLAVTCYWYWYRYRPMH, encoded by the coding sequence ATGGCCCGTCTGTTTCCCTTCCGCTCGGAGACGTCCCCGCAGGAAGGGGCACCTCGCGTCGTCGACCTCGAGGGGGAGGACGCCGACGCGGTCTTTAGCGCCCTCTCCTCGACGACCGCCCGGGAGATCTACTCGCAACTCGACGACCAGCCCGGAACGCCCAGCGACGTCGCCGACGCGATCGACTCCTCGATCCAGAACGTTCGGTACCACCTCGAGAACTTAGAGGAGGCCGGCCTCGTCGAGGTCGTCGACACCTGGTACTCCTCGCGGGGGAACGAAATGAGCGTTTACGCGACGACCGACGGCCCGCTGATCGTCACCAGCGACGAGTCCAAAGCGAGTCAGTTGAAATCGGCGATCTCGCGGCTGATCGGCGGTATCGGAGCGCTAGCCGGCGGTAGTCTCCTCGTCCAGTACGGGCTCTCGAACTGGCTGATGCCCGGCCAGCGGGCGCGACCCGAAGGCGGTGCCGGCGGCGACGCAGCGGCCGTCGACGACCAGGCATCGGGCGACGAGTCGGCGGACAGATGGAACGGCGAAGCGGATGCCGATGCTGAAGCCGACGCCGACGGTGAGGCCGGAACTGACGACGCCGGCGACGACGTCGGCATCACGTCCCAGGAGGACGGCGCGGACGAAACCGAGGACGCCGAAGCCACCGGGGACAGTGGCGACATGGATGCGGCGGATGCACCCGATGCGGACGCGGACGCCGGCGGCGATCCGGACGTCTACGCGGACGACCCCGGAGCCTACAACGTCGACGATCCCGGCGTGTACGACGTCGACGCCGTCGCCGACGGCGGTGCGGACGCCATCTTCAACACGATCCCGCCGGGCGCGCTGTTCTTCCTCGGCGGACTCGTCGTGTTGCTCGCGGTGACCTGCTACTGGTACTGGTACCGGTACCGGCCGATGCACTGA
- the dnaG gene encoding DNA primase DnaG, with translation MEDTSKYLIHADVTADGVVERSDVVGAIFGQTEGLLGDELDLRDLRQSQKVGRIDVEIASTAGQSHGHLTIATSLDKVETATLAAALETITRVGPCRADLEVTEIEDVRAAKRKEVVERAKELLETGFDDSVMSSEEILAEVRQHVRVEDITEYEGLPAGPRVSDSDAIIVVEGRSDVVTLLKYGIKNAIAVEGTNVPDAVAELTRHRTVTAFLDGDRGGDLILEELAQVGDVDYVAFAPSGESVEDLDHHQLFTALRNKVPYDTVSGLNEPREAIAATDGSTTPAPTTGEADAEPSRAESTRSAEGTADGETEANTEFATPTSRQPSTVGARHGGDASVGSESGVHEDRSSMETTETTETTETTESPAGTEDEGKADDTVETTPETVYGHANEVVRDGTDRVRFLDADGDALEEADANDAYDALDDLETVPTTVLLDGILSQRLLDLAADRGVDRIVARSLGQFTKRPTSVRIHAVDDIAAEAPATGGDSDDG, from the coding sequence ATGGAAGACACCTCGAAATACCTCATTCACGCGGACGTCACGGCTGACGGGGTCGTCGAGCGGAGCGACGTCGTCGGCGCTATCTTCGGCCAGACGGAAGGCCTGCTCGGCGACGAACTCGATCTCCGGGACCTCCGCCAGTCCCAGAAAGTCGGTCGTATCGACGTCGAAATAGCGAGTACCGCGGGCCAGTCCCACGGCCACCTCACCATCGCGACCAGCCTCGACAAGGTCGAGACCGCGACGCTGGCTGCTGCCCTCGAGACGATCACCCGGGTCGGGCCCTGTCGGGCCGACCTCGAGGTCACCGAAATCGAGGATGTCCGGGCCGCAAAGCGCAAGGAGGTCGTCGAGCGTGCGAAGGAACTGCTCGAGACCGGATTCGACGACAGCGTGATGAGTTCCGAGGAGATCCTTGCGGAGGTCCGCCAGCACGTCCGCGTCGAGGACATCACCGAGTACGAGGGGCTCCCTGCCGGCCCGCGGGTGAGCGACAGCGACGCGATCATCGTCGTCGAGGGCCGCTCCGACGTGGTCACGCTGTTGAAGTACGGCATCAAAAACGCCATCGCGGTCGAGGGGACGAACGTCCCGGACGCCGTCGCGGAACTCACCCGTCACCGGACCGTGACCGCCTTCCTCGACGGCGACCGCGGCGGAGACCTCATTCTCGAGGAACTGGCCCAAGTCGGCGACGTCGACTACGTCGCGTTCGCGCCGTCGGGCGAATCCGTCGAGGACCTCGACCACCACCAGCTGTTCACCGCGCTCCGGAACAAGGTGCCATACGACACCGTTTCGGGACTGAACGAGCCCCGGGAAGCCATCGCGGCCACCGACGGGAGCACGACGCCGGCTCCGACCACAGGTGAAGCGGATGCGGAGCCGTCGAGGGCCGAATCGACGCGTTCGGCGGAGGGGACCGCCGACGGCGAGACGGAGGCCAACACGGAGTTCGCCACCCCGACCTCCCGCCAGCCGTCGACGGTCGGTGCTCGCCACGGCGGCGACGCATCGGTCGGCTCCGAGAGCGGCGTCCACGAGGACCGATCGTCGATGGAGACGACGGAGACGACGGAAACGACGGAAACGACGGAGTCGCCGGCTGGTACCGAGGACGAAGGAAAGGCGGATGACACGGTCGAGACGACACCCGAAACCGTCTACGGACACGCGAACGAGGTCGTTCGGGACGGCACCGATCGGGTCCGGTTCCTGGACGCCGACGGTGACGCCCTCGAGGAGGCGGACGCGAACGACGCGTATGACGCCCTGGACGACCTCGAGACGGTTCCGACGACGGTGCTCCTCGATGGTATCCTGAGCCAGCGGCTGCTCGATCTGGCGGCGGACCGCGGGGTCGATCGCATCGTCGCCCGTTCGCTGGGACAGTTCACGAAGCGGCCGACGAGCGTGCGGATCCACGCGGTCGACGACATCGCTGCGGAGGCGCCGGCCACGGGCGGCGACTCCGACGACGGCTGA
- a CDS encoding DUF92 domain-containing protein: MTAPVRRAGVFAALCTLSLAVPLFGPEVAGALAAALLLGAFVVTDGPLFDLLAYPGDYEDGRLYGLLTFVLAGVALGLLAVGTAMSTAIFVGTVFLVGYGNLGEQAVRLRTDDDVAHVIGFSVAATAAGVVGQSGTLAVDASVAAVESALPRVVFLAASGALLAALLRTVLLLYDDPVVMLSVGLLLWLLAELEPALGAVEIVAALAVTVALGYVSYALETASVAGMLTGVLLGLLTIVLGGYGWFVVLISFFGIGGLATKFRYERKRDLGVAEDNDGARGSGNVLGNAAVALAAVLGYAASSATLLPADPDPHLFLFAFTGSVATAMSDTLSSEIGSVFETPRLITTLEPVEPGTDGGVTWQGELAGLAGATVVAGISFWLFPEVDTVGAAIVVAAGFVGMTVDSLLGATLEGRLLGNQSVNFLATLSGAVVAALLVVSFAAFG, encoded by the coding sequence GTGACAGCACCCGTTCGGCGAGCCGGCGTCTTCGCGGCACTCTGTACGCTGTCGCTTGCCGTTCCGCTCTTCGGACCCGAGGTGGCGGGGGCACTCGCCGCTGCGTTGTTGCTCGGCGCGTTCGTCGTCACCGACGGGCCCCTCTTCGATCTCCTCGCCTACCCGGGGGACTACGAGGACGGGCGCCTCTACGGCCTGCTCACGTTCGTCCTCGCGGGCGTCGCCCTGGGGCTGCTCGCAGTCGGGACCGCGATGTCGACGGCCATCTTCGTCGGGACCGTTTTCCTCGTCGGCTACGGAAACCTCGGCGAGCAGGCCGTCCGCCTGCGAACGGACGACGACGTGGCCCACGTGATCGGCTTCTCGGTCGCGGCGACGGCCGCAGGCGTCGTCGGTCAGTCCGGAACCCTCGCGGTCGACGCGTCCGTCGCAGCCGTCGAATCGGCGCTCCCACGGGTCGTCTTCCTCGCGGCCAGCGGCGCGCTCCTCGCCGCCCTGCTGCGCACCGTGTTGTTGCTCTACGACGACCCCGTGGTCATGCTCTCGGTCGGCCTCCTCCTGTGGCTGCTCGCGGAACTCGAGCCGGCACTCGGGGCCGTCGAGATCGTCGCCGCCCTCGCGGTCACCGTCGCGCTCGGGTACGTCTCCTACGCGCTCGAGACCGCCTCCGTGGCGGGGATGCTCACCGGCGTCCTCCTGGGGCTGTTGACGATCGTTCTCGGGGGGTACGGCTGGTTCGTCGTCCTCATCTCGTTCTTCGGGATCGGCGGCCTCGCGACGAAATTCCGCTACGAGCGGAAACGGGACCTCGGCGTCGCCGAGGACAACGACGGCGCACGCGGCAGCGGCAACGTGTTGGGGAACGCTGCCGTCGCGCTCGCCGCCGTGCTCGGATACGCCGCCAGTTCGGCGACGCTGCTGCCCGCGGATCCCGACCCACACCTGTTCCTGTTCGCCTTCACCGGCTCGGTAGCGACCGCGATGAGCGACACGCTCTCGAGCGAAATCGGGAGCGTCTTCGAGACGCCTCGGCTGATCACGACCTTAGAGCCCGTGGAACCGGGGACCGACGGCGGCGTCACCTGGCAGGGGGAACTGGCCGGTCTCGCGGGCGCGACTGTCGTGGCCGGGATCTCCTTCTGGCTGTTCCCCGAGGTCGATACCGTCGGCGCGGCTATCGTGGTCGCGGCCGGCTTCGTCGGAATGACCGTCGACAGCCTCCTCGGGGCGACGCTCGAGGGACGGCTGCTCGGCAACCAGAGCGTGAACTTCCTGGCGACGCTGTCGGGCGCGGTGGTCGCCGCGCTGCTCGTCGTCTCGTTCGCGGCGTTCGGGTGA
- a CDS encoding undecaprenyl diphosphate synthase family protein: protein MGLYERYLALRIRRHEADPPDHVALVITERDLLEDGAYGTLADFFEWATEYASLVTVYVSVLDSEAVPALRRELETIDAPREVAVRGPDDRAPADAPIRVGIGLGGKHEFTSAVRTLAESVDEGTLEPEEIDDEAVEQHLVFPSEPDLVIKTGAERLSDFMIWQSVYSELYFTDVNWRDFRKRDFLRAVREYCNRSRRFGR from the coding sequence GTGGGTCTGTACGAACGCTACCTCGCCCTCCGGATTCGCCGCCACGAGGCCGATCCCCCCGACCACGTCGCTCTGGTCATCACCGAACGCGACCTGCTCGAGGACGGGGCCTACGGGACGCTGGCGGACTTCTTCGAGTGGGCGACCGAGTACGCCTCGCTGGTGACCGTCTACGTGAGCGTCCTCGACTCCGAGGCGGTCCCCGCCCTGCGGCGCGAACTCGAGACGATCGACGCCCCGCGGGAGGTGGCCGTTCGTGGCCCCGACGACCGGGCGCCCGCGGACGCGCCGATCCGGGTCGGGATCGGGCTGGGTGGCAAACACGAGTTTACCAGTGCAGTGCGGACGCTGGCGGAAAGCGTCGACGAGGGCACCCTCGAGCCCGAGGAGATCGACGACGAGGCGGTCGAACAGCACCTCGTCTTCCCCTCCGAGCCCGATCTCGTCATCAAGACCGGCGCGGAGCGACTCTCCGATTTCATGATCTGGCAGTCGGTTTACTCGGAACTGTACTTCACCGACGTCAACTGGCGGGACTTCCGCAAGCGGGACTTCCTGCGGGCGGTTCGGGAGTACTGTAACCGGTCGCGGCGGTTCGGGCGCTAG
- a CDS encoding winged helix-turn-helix domain-containing protein — MEKALWYLLVGTRGGENRARIIAALDERPRNANQLAECLDVDYNTIRHHLDMLQEHDVIESGGDEYGKLYFLTDRFERHREEFETVLEAM, encoded by the coding sequence ATGGAGAAGGCACTCTGGTACCTCCTCGTCGGAACCCGCGGCGGTGAGAACCGTGCACGCATCATCGCCGCCCTCGACGAGCGACCCCGGAACGCCAATCAACTCGCGGAGTGCCTCGACGTCGATTACAACACGATAAGACACCACCTCGATATGCTACAGGAACACGACGTGATCGAGTCCGGCGGCGACGAGTACGGGAAACTGTACTTCCTCACCGACCGGTTCGAGCGACACCGCGAGGAGTTCGAAACCGTCCTGGAGGCGATGTGA
- a CDS encoding molybdopterin-dependent oxidoreductase, with product MTTAPSREEVVFAALAGLTGVAGSYAVTGYSREFLVAPIDDAVVRATPGPIVAWMIQNVGERAHLLHIALSFAIAVGLLAGVAVLGLRVARRLDRPAVGVGLAGVAAWGLTASITAEPLLALGVGVPVLAFTALGATPVAAPEHDPSRRRALVSGVSALAFLATAFGFRRLTADDDTAGGEPLEEIEGGSVSETTDDGDEDTTMMEQAEANALDIEGDVPGLVSTFDEFYNVDIAEFDPELSPDDWSMTVTGEVGDDTTITFDELTQMPTERRFVTLRCVGEDLNGEKLDTAVWTGTPIEPLLEEADPEGECGCAMLHAADDYFVQFPIEALEDGFLAWGMNGRSLPQSHGYPVRVLIPGHWGETNVKWLQEIELLNEEMDGYWEQRGWHGTGPVNTVAKLWSDTVLDDGTIEVAGHAYAGTRGIERVEVSTDGGDSWEDAELSEPLPGDDVWRQWRYVFDPDGSHEVVVRATDGEGELQPEERSEAFPSGATGWVSRTVNG from the coding sequence ATGACGACCGCTCCATCCCGCGAGGAGGTCGTCTTCGCGGCCCTCGCCGGCCTGACCGGCGTCGCCGGCTCCTACGCGGTGACGGGCTACTCCCGCGAGTTCCTGGTCGCCCCGATCGACGACGCCGTCGTCAGGGCCACGCCGGGCCCGATCGTCGCCTGGATGATACAGAACGTCGGCGAACGGGCGCATCTCCTCCACATCGCGCTTTCGTTCGCCATCGCGGTCGGGCTGCTGGCCGGCGTCGCAGTCCTGGGACTCCGCGTCGCTCGGCGACTGGACCGACCGGCGGTCGGCGTCGGCCTGGCCGGCGTCGCCGCGTGGGGGCTGACGGCCTCGATCACGGCCGAGCCGCTGCTCGCGCTCGGTGTCGGGGTGCCCGTGCTGGCGTTTACCGCCCTCGGTGCGACGCCCGTCGCCGCTCCCGAACACGACCCGTCGCGGCGGCGCGCACTCGTTTCGGGCGTGAGCGCGCTGGCCTTCCTCGCCACGGCTTTCGGTTTCCGTCGACTGACTGCCGACGACGACACCGCCGGCGGCGAACCCCTCGAGGAGATCGAGGGGGGAAGCGTGAGCGAAACGACGGACGACGGGGACGAGGACACCACGATGATGGAGCAAGCCGAGGCGAACGCCCTCGACATCGAGGGCGACGTCCCGGGGCTCGTGAGTACGTTCGACGAGTTCTACAACGTCGACATCGCGGAGTTCGATCCGGAACTCTCGCCCGACGACTGGTCGATGACCGTCACCGGGGAGGTCGGCGACGACACCACGATCACGTTCGACGAGTTGACGCAGATGCCGACCGAGCGCCGGTTCGTGACCCTCCGGTGCGTCGGCGAGGACCTGAACGGCGAAAAGCTAGACACCGCCGTCTGGACCGGAACGCCGATCGAGCCGCTCCTCGAGGAGGCCGACCCCGAAGGCGAGTGCGGGTGTGCGATGCTCCACGCGGCGGACGATTACTTCGTCCAGTTCCCGATCGAAGCCCTCGAGGACGGCTTCCTCGCGTGGGGAATGAACGGGCGGTCGCTCCCCCAGTCCCACGGCTACCCGGTTCGCGTGCTGATCCCGGGTCACTGGGGAGAGACGAACGTCAAGTGGCTCCAGGAGATCGAACTGCTGAACGAGGAGATGGACGGCTACTGGGAGCAGCGTGGCTGGCACGGCACCGGCCCGGTGAACACGGTCGCCAAACTCTGGAGCGACACCGTGCTGGACGACGGGACGATCGAGGTGGCTGGCCACGCCTACGCGGGGACCCGCGGCATCGAACGCGTCGAGGTGTCGACGGACGGCGGCGACAGCTGGGAGGACGCCGAGCTCTCGGAACCGCTTCCGGGCGACGACGTGTGGCGGCAGTGGCGCTACGTGTTCGACCCGGACGGGAGCCACGAGGTCGTGGTACGGGCGACCGACGGCGAGGGGGAGCTCCAACCCGAGGAGCGATCGGAGGCGTTCCCCAGCGGCGCAACGGGGTGGGTCAGCAGGACGGTAAACGGATGA
- the uppS gene encoding polyprenyl diphosphate synthase, producing MKRWLRQRADAIYERVLSREISGAPTHVAVIQDGNRRYARRRGGDAPEGHRAGAQTTERVLEWCQDVGVEELTLYAFSTENFERPDEENEELFDLLCEKLREFADADRVHENEVGIRAIGEIEMLPERVQEAVDYAERRTSDYDRFVLNIALAYGGRSRLLEAARDVATEVDAGELEPEEIDVETIERRLYDQPVRDVDLIIRTGGDERTSNFLPWHANGNEAAVFFCTPYWPEFSKADFLRGIRTYEHREESWRRTRARRALALLGALSDTELPEARSVVDRFRDSLPTGERPAEDEFPVGEDGDLEGEPIAD from the coding sequence ATGAAGCGGTGGCTCCGTCAGCGCGCCGACGCGATTTACGAGCGGGTCCTTTCGAGAGAGATCTCCGGTGCACCGACCCACGTCGCGGTGATCCAGGACGGAAACCGCCGGTACGCCCGTCGGCGGGGCGGCGACGCCCCCGAGGGCCACCGTGCGGGGGCACAGACGACCGAGCGCGTCCTCGAGTGGTGCCAGGACGTCGGCGTCGAAGAACTGACGCTGTATGCCTTCTCCACGGAAAACTTCGAACGGCCCGACGAGGAGAACGAAGAGCTGTTCGACCTCCTCTGTGAGAAACTCCGCGAGTTCGCCGACGCCGACCGGGTCCACGAGAACGAGGTCGGGATCCGCGCGATCGGCGAGATCGAGATGCTCCCCGAGCGCGTCCAGGAGGCCGTCGACTACGCCGAACGGCGCACCAGCGACTACGACCGATTCGTGCTCAACATCGCCCTCGCCTACGGCGGCCGCTCCCGGCTGCTCGAGGCCGCCCGCGACGTCGCGACCGAAGTCGATGCGGGCGAGCTCGAGCCCGAAGAGATCGACGTCGAGACGATCGAACGGCGGCTGTACGACCAGCCGGTCCGAGACGTCGACCTGATCATCCGGACCGGCGGCGACGAGCGAACCTCGAACTTCCTGCCGTGGCACGCGAACGGCAACGAGGCGGCCGTCTTCTTCTGTACCCCCTACTGGCCCGAGTTCTCGAAGGCTGACTTCCTCCGGGGGATCCGCACCTACGAGCACCGGGAAGAGTCCTGGCGGCGCACGCGGGCGCGTCGGGCGCTCGCCCTGCTGGGCGCGCTGAGCGACACGGAACTCCCCGAGGCCCGCTCGGTCGTCGACCGGTTCCGGGACTCGCTGCCGACCGGCGAACGGCCCGCCGAGGACGAGTTCCCGGTCGGCGAGGACGGCGACCTCGAGGGCGAACCGATCGCCGACTGA
- a CDS encoding DUF5778 family protein gives MPDTIDDDLYQRTKALLEPGEIDLNGAIVHTDYDGQDDVKMMQATIDVGDVIAEHSGYDPTDCFVYSGNDDPDFSSNQHQGLTLDDEEFVWECQQLLREGSFDIVVYYRASADHEAILEDVREMGFDVTGVEGD, from the coding sequence ATGCCAGACACGATCGACGACGACCTCTATCAGCGGACGAAGGCACTGCTCGAGCCCGGCGAGATCGATCTCAACGGCGCGATCGTCCACACCGACTATGACGGGCAGGACGACGTCAAGATGATGCAGGCGACGATCGACGTCGGGGACGTCATCGCCGAACACTCCGGCTACGATCCGACCGACTGTTTCGTCTACTCGGGCAACGACGACCCCGATTTCTCCTCCAACCAGCACCAGGGGCTCACCCTCGACGACGAGGAGTTCGTCTGGGAGTGTCAGCAGCTGCTGCGCGAGGGGAGCTTCGACATCGTCGTCTACTACCGGGCCAGCGCGGACCACGAGGCGATCCTCGAGGACGTTCGCGAGATGGGCTTCGACGTGACTGGCGTCGAGGGCGACTGA